Genomic DNA from Alistipes indistinctus YIT 12060:
GATACGCCGGATGGCCGAATGCAGATAGAGGCCGTCCAAGATTGCGTCCGGGTTCTGTTCCATGTAGGTGGCCAGCCGGTGTACATTTTCGGTGTTGAGCCGGTCCACGACGGTGTCTTTGGCGAATACCTTTCCTGCCATGTGGCTGTCTTCGTTCGCGAGTGCCGATTTGCAGAGTTTGAGCATGCAGATCACCTCGTCGAACATTTCGCGGATCTGTAGTTGTCCGAGTAGTTCGGTATTGATCTTTTCGGTCTGGTTGTGGATGACGAAGTGTGCGATGCCGTCTGCGAAGTCGCCGATTCGTTCGAGGTTGTTGTTGATTTTGATGATCGAAAGGATCATCCGCAGGTCGACGGCTACGGGCGTGAGCAATGCGAAAAAGTTTTCACACTCCCGATCCACGGTCAATTCGTAGGAATCGACCAGCTTTTCGCGGCTGGTGATCTCGTGCGCGAGTTCTTTGTTACCGTCGAGCAGTGCGGCGGATGACTTCTCCACCTGGCTTTGCACGAGGCTCCACATCTCGGCCAGGGATTTTTTGATGTTGCGGATCGAATCTTCGGTATGTTTCATAGCGGTCGGTTTTTTGATGGGAAGGTATCGGCGGATTTGGGATACAGCTGGGGTGTCTGTCCTGTCGGGGACGATTTTGGGGGGATCAGCCGAAACGCCCCGTGACGTAATTTTGGGTGGCCTCTTTGGTCGGGCTGACGAATATCTTTTGCGTATCGTCGTACTCGATCAGCTCGCCGAGATAAAAAAATGCCGTGCGGTCGCTGACACGTGCCGCCTGTTGCATGTTGTGCGTCACGATCACGATCGTATACTCTTTTTTCAGTTCGTAGATCAGGTCTTCGATCTTGGTGGTCGAGATGGGATCGAGTGCCGAGGCCGGTTCATCCATCAGCAGGATCGACGGTTCGACGGCCAGGGCCCGGGCGATGCAGAGCCGCTGTTGCTGGCCCCCGGAGAGTTCGAAAGCCGATTTTTTTAGTTTGTCTTTCACTTCGTTCCAGAGGGCCGCGCCCTGTAAAGAGCGTTCGACGCGCTCGGCGATCAGCGCCCGGTCTTTTATGCCGTTTACGCGCAGGCCGTATGCTACGTTCTCGAAGATCGATTTCGGAAAAGGATTGGGTTTCTGGAACACCATGCCCACCTTTTTGCGCAGTTCGACCACTTCGGTCTGGCGGGCATAGATGTTCTCGCCGTCGATCAGGATTTCGCCGGTGAGCCGCGTGCCGGGAATCAGGTCGTTCATTCGGTTCAGCAACCTCAAAAAAGTCGATTTGCCGCAGCCGGACGGACCTATGAACGCCGTGACGGTGTTGCGTTCCATCTCCATTGTGATGTTTTTCAGCGCGTGGAAATCGCCGTAATAAAAATTTACCTCTTTGGCATCAATGGTTATCATGGGGTATGGATTATCCGGTTTAATTCATTTTTACCTTTTTGTTGAAATAGCGTCGCAGTCCGTTTGCCGCCAAGTTGATCACCAGTACGATGGCGATCAGCACAAGCGCTGTGCCGTAAGCCATCGGGCGCGTCGCTTCGAGGTCTGTGCCGCTGGTGGCGATCACGTACAGGTGGTACGGAAGGGCCATTACCTGGTCGAAAATACTCGAAGGCAGTTTCGGCAGGAAATAGGCTACCGCCGTGAAGAGGATCGGGGCGGTTTCGCCCGAAACGCGCCCTACCGAAAGGATCAGCCCGGTGATGATGTTGGGCATGGCCATCGGCAGCAGTACGCGGCGGATCGTTTGCAGTTTGGTGGCCCCGAGTGCGAGGCTGCCGAGCCGGTACGAGTCGTCGATGCGGCGCAGCGCTTCTTCGGTGGTACGGATCACGATGGGCAGTACGAGCAGTGCGAGGGTGAACGATCCCGCTATGATCGAATCGCCGAAGCCGAGCGTATTGACGAACAGCGCCATGCCGAACAGGCCGAACACGATCGACGGCACGCCGCTGAGGTTGTTCGTCATGATGCGGATAAGTTTGACGAGCCAGTTGTCGCGCGTGTACTCGCTGATATAGATGCC
This window encodes:
- the phoU gene encoding phosphate signaling complex protein PhoU; this translates as MKHTEDSIRNIKKSLAEMWSLVQSQVEKSSAALLDGNKELAHEITSREKLVDSYELTVDRECENFFALLTPVAVDLRMILSIIKINNNLERIGDFADGIAHFVIHNQTEKINTELLGQLQIREMFDEVICMLKLCKSALANEDSHMAGKVFAKDTVVDRLNTENVHRLATYMEQNPDAILDGLYLHSAIRRIERIGDRCNNIAEDIIFYLDAKVMKHLHTQDEQ
- the pstB gene encoding phosphate ABC transporter ATP-binding protein PstB, which produces MITIDAKEVNFYYGDFHALKNITMEMERNTVTAFIGPSGCGKSTFLRLLNRMNDLIPGTRLTGEILIDGENIYARQTEVVELRKKVGMVFQKPNPFPKSIFENVAYGLRVNGIKDRALIAERVERSLQGAALWNEVKDKLKKSAFELSGGQQQRLCIARALAVEPSILLMDEPASALDPISTTKIEDLIYELKKEYTIVIVTHNMQQAARVSDRTAFFYLGELIEYDDTQKIFVSPTKEATQNYVTGRFG
- the pstA gene encoding phosphate ABC transporter permease PstA; the protein is MTIPQHTSGIRRKKLSEQAAFWLFRLMSIAVVGVLFWIQGFIIVKGIGVISWEFLTGMPRDGMTAGGILPAIVGTLCLTLGSIVIAFPLGILSGIYISEYTRDNWLVKLIRIMTNNLSGVPSIVFGLFGMALFVNTLGFGDSIIAGSFTLALLVLPIVIRTTEEALRRIDDSYRLGSLALGATKLQTIRRVLLPMAMPNIITGLILSVGRVSGETAPILFTAVAYFLPKLPSSIFDQVMALPYHLYVIATSGTDLEATRPMAYGTALVLIAIVLVINLAANGLRRYFNKKVKMN